GAAGGCGTTGTTGATAGCAGGAACAGATACAGGGGTAGGCAAAACTGTGCTTACAAGTGCTTTAGTTGCCTATGGTCAGGCCCACATGCCCAACAAACGTCTGGGCCTAATGAAGCCAGTACAGTCAGGGGTAGGCGATCGCGAGCTGTATACTCGCTTGTTTCACCTAGACCAGACTCCAGAAGACATTACCCCTATCTACCTGCGAGCACCCTTGGCCCCACCGATTGCCGCCTTCAAGGAACAGGCTAACATTGACCTTGGACTATTGTGGCAGCGCTTCGAGGCATTGCGGCGACAGCGAGATGTGGTGTTAATTGAAGCATTGGGAGGGTTAGGTTCTCCTATTACTTGGCAAACAACCGTTGCTGACCTCGCCTGGGACTGGCAACTACCGACGGTATTGGTGGTGCCTGTGCGCTTAGGGGCGATCGCCCAAGCAGTCGCTAATGTCGCCCTAGCTCGACAAAGTCGGCTGCACCTAAAGGGGATTGTGCTGAACTGTGTGCAGCTAGAGCATGATTCCACAGCCTCTGCGATCAACGATCTAGCCCCTCCCGGCTTGATTGAATCCCTTACGGGAGTGCCTATCCTTGGTACTATTCCCCATCTCAGCGATCCTACTGACGTTCACAAGCTCATCCAAGTTGCCTCTAATCTGGAGATTGAGCGCCTGCTACCGCTGTAACGCTGATGCATACCGTCAGACAATTGCTAGGATGACACTATGACTCTACCCATCGTTGCTGTTATTGGCCGCCCCAATGTGGGCAAGTCGTCCCTGGTGAACCGGATTGTAGGGCGGAGTAATGCTATTGTCTTTGATGAGCCAGGAATCACTCGCGATCGCACCTACCAACTAGCGTTTTGGAATGATCGAGACTTCCAAGTTGTAGACACAGGGGGCTTGGTTTTCAACGACGATACTGAATTTTTGCCCCTGATTCGAGAACAAGCTATGTTGGCACTAGCAGAAGCTCAGGTTGCTATCTTTGTAGTGGATGGACAAGCCGGGTTGCTCCCTGCTGATGAAGAAATTGCCCATTGGCTACGGCAACAGACCGTCCCCGTAGTGCTGGCTGTGAATAAGTGTGAATCTGTAGAACAGGGCTTGATGCAGGCAGCCCAGTTTTGGGAACTAGGTCTGGGGGAACCATTTCCGGTTTCTAGCATCCATGGCAACGGAACTGGTGATCTACTAGATCGGGTGGTTGAGTATTTACCTGCAGTGGTGGAGACACCTGAGGAAAATTCACAAATCAGCGTAGCGATCGTTGGCCGTCCGAATGTTGGCAAATCCAGCCTACTTAACGCCTTTGTGGGAGAAACGCGGGCGATTGTCAGTCCTATTGCTGGTACCACTAGAGATGCGATCGACACCCTTGTGGAACGGAATGGCCAAACCTATCGGCTAATTGACACCGCTGGGATCCGCAAGAAGAAGCATGTGAACTATGGAGCTGAATTTTTCAGTATTAATCGCGCCTTCAAGGCGATTCGCCGAGCAGATGTCGTGCTACTGGTCATTGATGCGCTTGAGGGTGTAACTGAGCAGGATCAAAAGCTAGCAGGTCGCATTACCGATGATGGACGGGGCTGCGTTGTAGTGGTCAACAAATGGGATGCTGTCGAAAAAGACTCCTACACGATCTACGAGTATGAGAAACAGGTGAAGTATCGGCTCCAATTTGTAGATTGGGCAGATTTTATTTTTGTGAGTGCCAAAACAGGGCAACGGGTTGAAAAAATCTTGACTCTTGTGGATCAAGCCGCTGAGCAACATCGCCGACGGGTCAGCACCGCTGTTGTGAACGAAGTGATCGAGGAGGCATTACGCTGGCATACTCCCCCTACAACCCGCCAAGGACGACAGGGCAAAATTTACTACGGTACTCAAGTGAGTAGCCAGCCACCCACGATCGCCCTATTTGTCAACGATGCCACCCTGTTTAACGACAACTATCGTCGCTATATGGAGCGTCAGTTTCGCCAACAGCTTGGCTTTGGTGGCACACCGATTCGCTTGCTGTGGCGGAGCAAAAAACCCCGTGAGCTAGAAAGGACACGGTAAGTATTATGGACTTATTGCGATCGCTACCCATAGGGCTTTACCTAGAACAACCCGTTACTTGGCTGCACCGACTCGACTCTAGAGTGAAATTAGCCTGGTTAATGAGTTTTCTGATAGCACCTGTGTTGGCTAGCTCTGGGGTTCGCCTAGCGTTGGTTGGCTTGTTGATGACGTTAACACTATCGGCCATGATTCCGGTGCGGGTGTGGCGACAGCAGTTGGGGTGGCTCACAGTACTAATGCTGATGGTGTTTGGGTTGACAATGATTGCCCCTGATGGCATTGCTGCCTCCCAACAACCCCGCCTACCGGCTGATGAACTAGCCCTCGCTCAACAAACTGTCCCTCCACCATCACCCCAGCACTCAGCTTGGTATAACCCTCTCAGTTGGGGACAACGCAACTCCCCACTAGCTGCCACGACCCCTGAACTGCCTCAACCCACTGCCTATCGCTACGTTCTCGTTAAACATCCTCCCATCACCATTACCCGCCAGTCCCTTGATTTAGCAATTCGGGTTAGCACATTAATCTTCACGCTGATCTACAGCACCACACTCTATCTGCTAACCACTGCACCAGAAGAAATTACCGCTGGCCTTGACAGCCTCTTGCATCCGTTGCGGCGACTCCATCTGCCCGTAACAGAAATCATCCTGACACTAACTCTGGCATTGCGGTTTATTCCCCTTGTGCTGGAAGAAGTGCAAAACTTGGCACGCTCTATCCAGACTCGTGCAATCAATTGGCGCAAGTTAGGTTTTCGAGGTACGAGTCAAATTTGGCTATTGGCAGCGGAACGCTTGCTAGAAAATCTGTTAAGACGGGCTGAACAAATCGCTAGTGCTATGTTGATTCGTGGCTTTACCACTCCTAGTCAACATTACGTGCAGTGGCATCCATTGCGCATCTGTTGGCAAGATTGGGTGGCAATGGCAGCTCTAGTGCTGCTCTGGGGAGTTCGATTAGTGTGGGGTTGGCAGTCATAATTGTCTGGTTTCTGCTATAGTAAAAAATTTGGGAAGTCTACTATCAATATGGCCATTAGCCCGTACTATACGGGTTGATGATTAGCTAAGTACGATTTCCGTAAACAGGTCGTGGAGCATTTTCCCTAGAACTTTAGAACTGAATGAGCAGTGAAACTTATTTGAATCACCCAACGTTTGGACTGCTATTCAGAGTCTGTCTCGTTGAGGACGATCGCGAACTATTTGCCACTCTCTATGCCCAGCGGCTATTTTTCTTAGTCACAACTGGCCCCAATGGCCTGAAGTTTGAGCCGACTACCCGTGCGGATGCTCGCATCCTGGTTGAAGGCCGCCTTCGATTCCTACGCCGCATGGGGTTAGATGCT
This DNA window, taken from Cyanobacteriota bacterium, encodes the following:
- the bioD gene encoding dethiobiotin synthase, which translates into the protein MKALLIAGTDTGVGKTVLTSALVAYGQAHMPNKRLGLMKPVQSGVGDRELYTRLFHLDQTPEDITPIYLRAPLAPPIAAFKEQANIDLGLLWQRFEALRRQRDVVLIEALGGLGSPITWQTTVADLAWDWQLPTVLVVPVRLGAIAQAVANVALARQSRLHLKGIVLNCVQLEHDSTASAINDLAPPGLIESLTGVPILGTIPHLSDPTDVHKLIQVASNLEIERLLPL
- the der gene encoding ribosome biogenesis GTPase Der, with translation MTLPIVAVIGRPNVGKSSLVNRIVGRSNAIVFDEPGITRDRTYQLAFWNDRDFQVVDTGGLVFNDDTEFLPLIREQAMLALAEAQVAIFVVDGQAGLLPADEEIAHWLRQQTVPVVLAVNKCESVEQGLMQAAQFWELGLGEPFPVSSIHGNGTGDLLDRVVEYLPAVVETPEENSQISVAIVGRPNVGKSSLLNAFVGETRAIVSPIAGTTRDAIDTLVERNGQTYRLIDTAGIRKKKHVNYGAEFFSINRAFKAIRRADVVLLVIDALEGVTEQDQKLAGRITDDGRGCVVVVNKWDAVEKDSYTIYEYEKQVKYRLQFVDWADFIFVSAKTGQRVEKILTLVDQAAEQHRRRVSTAVVNEVIEEALRWHTPPTTRQGRQGKIYYGTQVSSQPPTIALFVNDATLFNDNYRRYMERQFRQQLGFGGTPIRLLWRSKKPRELERTR
- a CDS encoding energy-coupling factor transporter transmembrane protein EcfT; amino-acid sequence: MDLLRSLPIGLYLEQPVTWLHRLDSRVKLAWLMSFLIAPVLASSGVRLALVGLLMTLTLSAMIPVRVWRQQLGWLTVLMLMVFGLTMIAPDGIAASQQPRLPADELALAQQTVPPPSPQHSAWYNPLSWGQRNSPLAATTPELPQPTAYRYVLVKHPPITITRQSLDLAIRVSTLIFTLIYSTTLYLLTTAPEEITAGLDSLLHPLRRLHLPVTEIILTLTLALRFIPLVLEEVQNLARSIQTRAINWRKLGFRGTSQIWLLAAERLLENLLRRAEQIASAMLIRGFTTPSQHYVQWHPLRICWQDWVAMAALVLLWGVRLVWGWQS
- a CDS encoding PipX family protein, translated to MSSETYLNHPTFGLLFRVCLVEDDRELFATLYAQRLFFLVTTGPNGLKFEPTTRADARILVEGRLRFLRRMGLDA